From a region of the Burkholderia sp. PAMC 26561 genome:
- a CDS encoding alpha/beta fold hydrolase — protein MAYELPPHHSLESFPGLSGLQVDAGGVSFSGVTGGSGPAVLLLHGYPQTHLAWRYIAPQLARSFTVVAPDLPGYGDSKTGADTPRWTKRRVAEALTSMMKQLGHAEFAVVGHDRGARAGYRLALDHRDHVTHYASLAVVPTLDAWDAADMRFGLANFHWFLLAQPFDLPERLLSADPDAFIDAALARMAGGIDHIDTVALSAYRRAFRNPSVRRAMCEDYRAAAHEDLAHDTADRAAGTMLYCPVLALWPDSFGGEHSPLDIWRRWASNVSGKALRAGHLLPEECPGEVTAELLAFLGGR, from the coding sequence ATGGCATACGAACTTCCCCCTCACCATTCGCTTGAGTCTTTCCCGGGATTGTCCGGTCTGCAAGTCGACGCGGGAGGTGTGTCGTTCAGCGGCGTGACCGGCGGCTCGGGACCGGCAGTGCTTCTGCTGCACGGGTATCCGCAAACGCATCTGGCATGGCGGTACATTGCTCCGCAACTGGCGCGTTCATTCACTGTCGTTGCGCCGGATCTGCCCGGGTATGGCGACAGCAAGACGGGCGCCGATACTCCACGCTGGACCAAACGCCGGGTCGCCGAAGCACTTACCTCGATGATGAAACAGCTCGGCCACGCAGAGTTTGCCGTCGTCGGCCACGACAGAGGGGCGCGGGCCGGATACCGGCTGGCGCTGGATCATCGGGATCATGTGACTCACTATGCGTCGCTCGCCGTGGTTCCGACGCTCGATGCATGGGACGCCGCCGACATGCGCTTCGGGCTGGCCAATTTTCACTGGTTCCTGCTGGCGCAACCGTTCGATCTGCCGGAGCGGCTGCTGTCGGCTGATCCCGATGCGTTTATCGATGCTGCTCTAGCCAGGATGGCAGGCGGAATCGATCATATCGATACGGTTGCCCTCAGCGCCTACAGACGGGCCTTTCGAAACCCGTCGGTGCGACGTGCGATGTGCGAAGACTATCGCGCTGCAGCGCATGAGGATCTCGCGCACGACACCGCCGATCGTGCAGCCGGAACCATGCTGTACTGTCCGGTCCTTGCCTTGTGGCCCGATTCGTTCGGCGGGGAACACTCACCGCTCGACATCTGGCGGCGCTGGGCAAGCAATGTCAGCGGCAAGGCACTTCGCGCGGGTCATCTTCTTCCGGAGGAGTGTCCGGGAGAAGTCACGGCGGAGCTTCTTGCGTTTCTCGGGGGTCGTTAG
- a CDS encoding xanthine dehydrogenase family protein molybdopterin-binding subunit yields MPILKDAMQAVMKKAIALAPDSFIPGGKPDPLIRHKHGLIGASISRIDGPLKVSGRATFAAEFPLEGMTYAALKYSSIARGRIVDIDTAAAEASPGVVLVMTYRNAPRLQPMPAFMTKQKAAGGDDVPIMQDDQVHWNGQPVALVLAETQEQADHAQSLIRVTYEAASDGVTSLDAAKANGSEPGLFQGEPLKLEIKDAEAMLAAAPHKIDVRYTTPRHNHNPIELHAATLVWKGDELRIHDTVQAVAHEAWTIAQVFGVDEKNVHVTSPYVGGGFGSKTVWQHQVLAAAAAKLAQRPVRIMVSREGVFRIVGGRTLTEQRVALGAQADGTLDALIHTGTVAMTPHNNMPEPFILPAKSAYASRSFLLDVETVKMNMTANTFMRAPGEAVGTFGLESGIDELAHAMNMDPIELRIRNEPEKDPTTGLPFSQRGIVEAWKTGRERFGWDARREPGARREGDWLVGMGCATGTYPYYRMPGGAARITLTQAGRATVSIAAHEMGMGTSTAQTQVAADRLGLTMDDIDFEYADSRLPGVVLAGGSQQTAAIGAAVIAAHHKLVRELLRFAGNSSPLSGLLPDEVGGRDGGLCALEDESRFESYGAILARAKLDEVSVEAEAPMPFELQHWSMHSHSALFCEVRVNAITGETRVSRFLGSFDCGRIINAKTAASQFRGGIIMGLGLALMEETEFDERTGRVMNPSLADYHVPVHLDVPEIDIIWSEEADPHTPMGARGVGEIGITGVGAAVANAVFNATGKRIRDLPITLDKVMG; encoded by the coding sequence ATGCCTATTCTCAAAGATGCCATGCAAGCGGTGATGAAAAAGGCCATCGCACTCGCCCCTGACAGCTTCATTCCCGGCGGCAAGCCAGATCCGCTGATTCGACACAAGCACGGCCTGATCGGTGCATCGATAAGCCGGATCGATGGCCCATTGAAGGTGTCCGGCCGCGCGACCTTCGCTGCCGAGTTTCCGCTTGAAGGAATGACCTACGCGGCGCTGAAGTATTCGTCCATCGCGCGTGGGCGCATTGTCGATATCGATACCGCCGCCGCGGAAGCTTCACCGGGTGTGGTACTGGTGATGACCTACCGGAACGCGCCTCGCCTCCAGCCCATGCCAGCCTTCATGACCAAGCAAAAGGCCGCGGGCGGCGATGACGTGCCGATCATGCAGGACGACCAGGTTCACTGGAATGGCCAGCCGGTCGCGCTGGTGCTGGCCGAGACCCAGGAGCAGGCGGACCACGCGCAGTCCCTGATCCGCGTGACCTATGAAGCGGCAAGCGATGGCGTAACGTCTCTCGATGCGGCAAAGGCGAATGGTTCGGAGCCCGGCCTTTTCCAGGGCGAGCCGCTCAAGCTCGAGATCAAGGATGCCGAGGCCATGCTGGCCGCAGCACCGCACAAGATCGACGTGCGCTACACGACCCCTCGGCACAACCACAACCCTATAGAACTGCATGCAGCGACGCTCGTGTGGAAGGGCGATGAGCTGCGCATCCACGACACCGTGCAGGCAGTCGCGCACGAAGCGTGGACCATCGCGCAGGTGTTCGGTGTGGACGAGAAGAATGTCCACGTCACTTCGCCATACGTTGGGGGGGGCTTTGGATCGAAAACGGTGTGGCAGCATCAGGTGCTGGCAGCGGCCGCTGCGAAACTGGCACAGCGGCCCGTGCGGATCATGGTGTCCCGGGAGGGCGTGTTCCGCATTGTCGGCGGCCGTACGCTCACTGAACAGCGCGTGGCGCTCGGGGCTCAGGCCGATGGCACCCTGGACGCCCTGATTCACACCGGCACGGTCGCGATGACTCCGCACAACAATATGCCAGAGCCCTTCATCTTGCCGGCCAAGAGCGCCTATGCTTCCCGAAGCTTTCTGCTCGACGTCGAGACCGTCAAAATGAACATGACGGCCAATACCTTCATGCGGGCGCCTGGCGAGGCTGTCGGCACCTTCGGGCTTGAATCCGGCATCGATGAGCTCGCTCACGCCATGAACATGGACCCCATCGAATTGCGGATCAGGAATGAGCCGGAAAAAGATCCGACGACGGGGCTTCCGTTTTCTCAACGGGGGATCGTCGAGGCCTGGAAGACCGGCCGCGAGCGATTCGGCTGGGACGCGCGCCGGGAGCCGGGCGCAAGGCGCGAGGGCGACTGGCTTGTCGGCATGGGCTGCGCCACGGGCACGTATCCGTATTACCGGATGCCCGGCGGCGCGGCACGCATCACGTTGACCCAGGCAGGGCGCGCTACTGTAAGCATCGCCGCGCACGAGATGGGCATGGGTACATCGACCGCTCAGACGCAGGTGGCTGCCGACCGCCTAGGGTTGACCATGGACGATATCGACTTTGAGTACGCCGACTCCAGGTTGCCGGGCGTGGTGCTGGCAGGGGGTTCGCAGCAGACGGCAGCGATCGGGGCCGCGGTGATTGCGGCGCATCACAAGCTCGTCAGGGAACTGCTCCGGTTCGCCGGCAACAGTTCGCCGCTCTCCGGCCTGTTACCCGACGAGGTGGGCGGTCGCGACGGCGGTCTCTGTGCGCTGGAAGATGAAAGCCGGTTCGAGAGCTACGGTGCCATACTGGCTCGCGCGAAGCTCGACGAAGTCAGTGTCGAGGCAGAGGCGCCGATGCCGTTTGAACTGCAGCACTGGTCCATGCATAGCCACAGTGCGCTCTTCTGCGAGGTACGGGTCAATGCAATTACCGGCGAGACCCGGGTGAGCCGCTTCCTCGGTTCGTTCGATTGCGGACGGATCATCAACGCCAAGACCGCCGCCAGTCAGTTTCGCGGCGGCATCATCATGGGCCTCGGACTTGCCCTGATGGAGGAAACCGAGTTCGACGAGAGAACCGGCCGGGTGATGAATCCATCGCTTGCCGACTATCACGTGCCGGTTCATCTCGACGTGCCGGAGATCGACATCATCTGGAGCGAGGAAGCCGATCCTCACACGCCAATGGGCGCCCGCGGCGTTGGCGAGATCGGCATAACGGGGGTGGGCGCGGCCGTCGCGAACGCGGTCTTCAATGCAACCGGCAAGCGCATTCGCGATCTTCCGATCACGCTGGACAAGGTGATGGGTTAG